TCCACGAATGGAATGGTGATGATATTGAAGGTGCAAAGTTTGCATTCTCTCTTACCGGAATGTATACCCTTTATGCCGGAAAGACAGATAATCTCCCTTTCAAGAGCAATACATGGACATCAGTTACAAATGAAACAACTGCAAAGTATAGCAATATGATCTGGTATAACGGTGGTGCACTTCCTGAGCAGAGAAATCTCTGGCAGGTTGGAACAAGAATCGTAACAAATCCACTTCCAGGCCTTCGTATTATTGCAACTGCTGATGGTGGATGCCTTGGTGCTCTTACAGGAGCTTATCAGGGTGATTATCCGGAGTTAGTTCAGTTTGTAAATGCAGGACTTGCAGTTCGTTACAATCACTGGATTGGTTCTACAAAGTGGTCATTCAATACATGGGGACCAGAAAGCTGGTGGAGAAACTTTAACCAGACTTTCCCATTGCAGTTCAGTTTTGATATTGCTTACGGCTTTGGAGATAATCCTTCTTTCCTTGATGCAAAGAACAGAATTGGTCTTTCAATTATTGGCCGCAAGTTCGGAAAATACAGCTCAGATGCATACAACGCATTGCCTAATGGAGCTGTAGTAGATGGTTCAGCTTATGTTGAAATCACAACTTACGTAAATATAGGACTTTAAAATATGAAAAAGCAGCATTCTTTTGTTATTAGACTGCTGCTGCTTTCAGGAGTAGCAGCAATTATGAGTACATCTTGTATTTTCCTTCCACCGAAAGAAGCAGACGAAAAAGTTAAGACTGAAGTTGGAAAAGATGAAAACGGCAAGGATGTTCTGAAAAAAGACGGTCTGACTTGTGTGTGGCAGGATGAATTTGATTATACCGGAGTTCCGGATACATCAAAATGGAAGTATCAGACTGGTCATGGTAACAATGGTTGGGGAAATGCAGAACAGCAGAATTATGTTGATAACACAACAACTGCTGAAACCGCAATTGTAGGTGATGGAGTTCTGAAAATCAAAGCCTATCATAATGGCTCAGAATGGCGAAGTGCCCGCCTCAATTCTAAACAGACCTGGAAGTATGGTTATATTGAGGCACGTCTTAAGGTAACCGATCGTCCTGGTGCATGGCCAGCTTTCTGGATGATGCCGGAAAATCGCAGTGATTGGCCAAAGTGTGGTGAGATAGACATTATGGAAAATGCTCCTGCAATTGGTAATCATAAAATATTCAGTACGCTTCATGCTGAAGGTCATTCAGGAGGAAGTGGTCAGAGTATTGGAACAAAAATCTATGATAATAATCTTTCATCTGAATGGCATACATTTGGAATTAAATGGACTGAAGATAGAATAACTGCCTATTACGATGATGTTGCTGTGGGAAGTTATAACAATGATGGTACAGAAGCCAATTGGCCGTATAATCAGAAATTTTACATTATTTTGAATCTGGCAATTGGTGGAACTCTTGGCGGTGATGCGTACGTAAACAATCTTAACGGTGAAGCAGAATTCCTTGTTGATTACGTTCGTGTATATCAATAACAGAAAATAAAACACCATTCTGAAATTTACAGGACTTTCATTTTGTAAATTTCAGAATAACAATTAAGAAAGAAAAAAGTACAGGAGGCTTTTATGAAAAAAATTGAAAAGATCATGATAGCAGTTGGTATGATTTCAATGTTACTTTCATTTACAGGTTGTGATCTTCTGACAGAAGCAGAACTTAAAGGGCGAAATGCAAACAATCCTACAATCCCTGGTGTAAATAACGGTAATCCAGGTAATTCTGGAACTTCAGATACTATTGGAGATTCCTGGGGCGCCTTATTTTCAGACCGTACTCATAATCCAATTGATTTACAGGTATGGCAGGGTTTTGACGCATCGTATGATTCTGAAAATGGAATGAAATGTGTTGTAATTCCAGGTGCGTGGTTTGGTGGCGCAATTGTACAGGATAATGCAGCTTCACCAAAAGACTGTATTTATTATGACATGTCAAAAGTTTCAAAGGTTACTTTTAAGGTAAAGGCAAGTAATAATATGACAATTTGGGCTGGTTATTCAAATCAGAACAAAAATGATTCTTTAGTAAAACAAAACATCAATGTTACTACAAGCTGGCAGACAATAACTCTTACACAGAAAGGCGTAAGTAATGCATGGGCTATCTTTGCTTTTGGAAGTGATGGCGTATCTTCTGAAGAATGGCTTGCATTCAAAGATGTTACATATTTTGATTCGGAGAACGAGAGTTTATCTCTCAAATATGTCCAATAAAATAAAAAAAAATATAAGGAGCAAGAAATGAAAAAACTTAAAATTTTTGGAGCTGCAGTAATGGCTGCATCTCTTCTCTTCACAAGCTGTGCACCGGCAGAGAATCCAACAGATCCTGAGATCGTAAATCCTGATCCAGACCCAACACCAGATCCTGACCCTGATCCAAATCCAGATCCAAATCCGGATCCTAATCCAGACCCAACACCTGATCCAGATCCAAAACCTGTTGAGAATGGCGAATTTACTATCACTTTCTCAGATGCAAACAATGCTGTAACTTATAAAGATGGTGTATATACAGTAAGTGTGGCAAATGCAAATGATTCAGAATGGGGTAATCAGATTTTTATTGCTAACCCAAACAAGGCTGCTGGAGTTGCTGCAGGTGATAAAATTCATACATCAATTACACTTGAAGCTGATAAAGAAATTACAACTATGTTTGTTAAGAATCAGTTTAATGGTGTGCTTTATTCTGGAATTGATACACAGAAAAATCTTCCCGCAAATGAAGCAACAGTATTTGATATTTATGGAATTGTAGCAGACAACTATGATGAAACTTCAAGTATTGTTCTTGCGCTTCGTGGAAATGCGGCAGATACAATCCTTAAGATTTCTGAAGTAAAAGTTGAAAAATTAACAGATTATACTGTAAATAAAGTAGAAATCAAAACTTCTACAACAACAATTTCTGCAGGTGAAACTGTAAAATTGTCAGCTTTTGATCAGTATGGATTTGAGATTGATGATGCCGTTTTTGAAATCACTTCTGAAAATCCTGTTTCTACTATTTCTGGAAATGTTTTGACAGGTGGTAATGCTGCTGAAACAATTACAGTTGTTGCAAAATCAGGTGATATTGTTTCTGAAGCAATTTCAATCATAGTATCAGTTTCAAAAGATTATGCAAAATATTGGAATCCAACAACAACTACTGAAGGTGCAAATCCTCCTACAGATTACTTCAGTATCTGGGCAGATCAGAACTGGTGTGGCTCAAATGTTGTATTGTCAGATATGACTGCAACAGAAACAAGTGTATCTTTGACACAGACTGTTACAGGAGCTTGCTGGTTTGGAACACAGATTTGGTATGGTCTTTCTAAAACATCTAATCTTTCATTCAAGGTTACTTCATCAGTTGCAGGTGCGATTACTGTTAATGATGTAGTTTATACACTTGAAGCTGATACAGCTAAGGCTATTACTCTTGAGAATGTAAGCGGAAAACTTGCAATCCAGCTTGGACAGCATGCTGAAGGTGAAACATCTCTTGGAAGCTGTACTTTCACAATCTCAGATTTTACTGTAACAGCTGCAGAATAAATCTACATATATAGAAAAAATACTCCTATTTTGGGGATTGTCTGTTAAATAAAAATGGTGGCTTGATTAGTTCGTCGAACATTCAAGCCACCTTTTCAGACAATCCTTTTTTATTTAACTAGAATAATTTTCGGCATTCAAGATAGAAGCGTTTTTCGTCTGCTTCACCCATACTGAAACTCTTTCTTGGGAGTGGGCCACGACCGTTGATTGTTTCAAAGAAGGAATCTTTTGCAATTGGAGGAAGAAGAATTCCTACTGCGTTTTCGCGTTCACCAAGTTTAAGGGTTTCATCACTTCCGTGGATGTAGTCAATTTCTGGTTTTTCAGAACCTGAGGCTCCTTTAAGGAATGCATCAATTTCTGGTTGAAGTCGGGCAACAGCAAGTTCTTTAATTCCGGTCTTAAGAAGAACGTATTTCTGCTTTCCGTTTCCGCCTTCTCTATATGCAAAACCAAAGTCTGCCCAAGAAGCTTTTACAGCAGCATCAAGTTCAGCTGCTCCTGAAAGTTCACTTACAGTTCCACCAAGTTTTTCTGCGAGATGAGAAATCAAACCTTCAACATCAGCTCCAAAAATAACTCTATGAATTGGTTCAAATGTAAGACCTGTGTCATAAATATTTACAATTTCAACCAGAGCGTAGCGTACTGAACATGCTTTCAAAGCAGCTTCATCAGCACCCTGAGCTGTAAGTTTTTCTTTATATTCATCCCAGACAGCTTTTGCAGTAGCCAGAGAGTGATTTCCATCTCCAACAGCAAAAAGGAAGGTAGAACCATCTGCAGCACGGTTTTTATCTGCGATTTTAGAAACAGCTTCTGTTACATCTGCAATTTCATTTTCACTTTCTACAGCCCAGCCTGTAATAGATCCGCCGTTGCACATAAGTGAACCGTCATACAAAGGAGCCTTTGATTTTACTTTATTTCCAGTTCCGCCAACCAGTAAATCATCCTTATCATCAACCAGAAGCATAATGTGTGGTAATTCAAGAGGTGCTCCGCGGCGAATCTCCATACGAGGAGGAATTCGTTCAACGATTGTTGCTTCTGTGGCGCGGATATTTGCTTTGCTGAATGGCTTCCACTCATAGGTTTCAAGGTCAATTTGAGCAACAAGACCTTTTCTGATGCGACCAAAAGCAGTTTTTCTTTCAATATATATTAAACAGTTTTTAGCTGTATCAAATATTCCACCGTCAATGTATTCTTTCATTGTTTTTCTGATTTTTTCAATTCTCTCTGGTTTATCAGGAGAGTTCAGATAAACTTCAGGTAAAATCAGGTTGAGTGTGGAAGGCTTACCTGCGGCACAAGCTTCTGCCTTCTTCCAGTAGTCTAAATCCTGAGTATACTGATCGCAGGCAATTACAGACCAGCTCGAAACATCAATGTTTTTTGGTAAAAGGATTTCCGGAATGGAAAGTCCAAAGTCTTCTATCTTTTTCATAAATGCAAGTATACAGTTTGAAGCAATTTTATGCTATAATAATGAAGATTTTGATTATGAGTGTTACTCAATCTCTTACACTCCGCCAGGAACAAAAGCAAATTCAACGACTCTCCCAGGTTCAGATTACAGCTCTGAACTATCTTGCAATGGGAAATGAAACACTTCGAGATGAAATATATAAAGCGGTAAGTGAGAATCCTGCGCTTGAAATTGTAAGGGAACCTGTTCTTTCTAATCTCCCGGCAGCAGAATATTCTTCGAGATATGGCAATTCTGAAACTTCAGATAAATATCAGCAGATACTTGAAAATCAGGAAGACTATGGAGAAACCTTACAGGCTCATCTTCTTCATCAGTTAAATGCAATGAAAATTTCTGATGATGAATTGGAATTGTGTACAAAGCTTATTTATAATCTGGATAAGAACGGCTTTTATGGTTCAATGCTTTCTCCTGAAACTTTAATACCTGCAACAATTGTTAATAATAGAAAAGCTGTGCTTGAAAAATGTCTTAATATAGTTCAGGCACTGGACCCGATTGGTACCTGCTGCCGTACTCCAGAAGAAAGCCTTTTAGTTCAGGCAAAACTTTCCGAAAATCCGAATCAACTTGCTCTTTTTATTCTTGATGGGCATCTTGATTTTCTTAATCCGCCCAATGCTTCAAAAATCAGCCGTAAGTTAATTGATTTTAAGGAAGCCTGGCATAAAAAAGCTTTCGCGGGACAGACCGCGCTCGACAATCTCCCGTTGGATGAAGATGCCGCCGCGGCCGCGCTGAAATTTATCCTTTCCCTGAATCCACATCCAGCTCAGGGATATAATTCTGTAGCCACAGTGGATACGGGCCGTCCAGACGTAGTCCTTACAGTTACAAAAGAACCGGGCGCCTCTGACGATGATTTTTCGAGAGGCCTTGTTTCCCTTAATTCAGATTTTCATTTTCAGATAAAATATGCTTCGGGTGCTTTGCCGGAAATCAGAATTTCTCCAGATTTTAAGATGGATAAGGTAAATGTTGCAAAAGCACAGGCTTTGATTTCTTCTTTACAGTTCCGCGAATCTACAATAGTCATGCAGGGCTGTGCAATAGTCCAAGCGCAGAAAAACTTTTTCCTGAAGGGGCCGGGACATCTCAGCGTGCTTACAAGGCGGCAGATAGCAAAAGAACTTGAAATCCATGAATCCACCGTGTCCCGTATGTCGGCCAAAAACGGCAGTAAATATATTCAGACAGAATGGGGCCTCTTTCCCGCAAGTTATTTTTTTACTTCTGGAGTAAATAACCGCGACGGCAGCAAAAAAATCTCATCTGAAAGAATCAAACAAAAAATGCAGGCGATACTTACTAAACCTGAAAATGAAAATCTTTCAGACCAGAAACTTACAGAGCTGTTAAATCAGAAGGGCGCGAAAATTGCCCGTCGTACCGTGGCAAAATATCGCGCCCAACTTGGACTAAAAAATTCGTATAAACGGTAAGTACGGTGGTTTAGTTTGTTGAAACCACCGCAAACCGCAGTTTATTTCTGCTGAACCTTATCTTTTTCCTTCTTGATTTTGTTATCGAGTACATCCATCATCTTGTTCAATGCTGCACCAAAGTCAAAATCTTCTCCAGAAACATGAGCTGAAGTGCCCCATTTAAAGTTTACTGTAGTATCGAAAACATAGGTCTTGTCATGCTTGATTTTCATAAGTAAATCAACAATCAAATCATCACCGTAAGCAATTCTCTTAAGTTTTGATTCAATCATGTCAGACTGCTTCTGTTCAAGTGTAAAACCTACTGCATTAATTGATGGTGTCATAGTAGTCTCCTCGAGGAAGTAAATTTCTTTACTCCAGCTGTAAGTATTTTTAGATCCCGCATACGCAGGCAGATGAATTCTCATCACCTTTATAGTAACACGGGTTTTCTGAAAAAACAAATTCAGATTTTTAAATTTCTTTTTGGTATTGCTAAAATATCTTAAAGTGTGTATAGTAAAAATATATGGCAGATAAGAAATTCACAGTTCTGGATTTGCTTGACCTCGAACTTTCGGGACATGATGCTCTTGATCTTAAGTGTATCGCAGGGCGCCGTGGTTTACCACGTGCTATTACAGTTCCTGAACTTAACCGCCCTGGTCTTGCACTTTCGGGCTTTTATGAATCTTTTGCCAGTAATCGTGTTCAGGTTTTTGGACGCGGTGAAACAGCCTATCTACAGAAACTTCATAAAGAAAAAAATACAGATTCAATAAGAAACTTTTTCCGCTCTCAGATGCCGTGCTGTATCTTTACGTACAATCTGGAGCCAACAGAAGATTTTCGTCGTATTGCAGAAGAAAGTTATTGTCCACTGCTTCAGACAAGTCTTACATCTACAGAGTTTTCAAATCGTATAATTCGTGTATTTGCAAATCAGTTCGCGCCGCGACAGACTTTGCATGGAGTTCTTGTAGAAGTTTACGGTATCGGTATTCTGCTTTCTGGACATTCCGGCGTTGGTAAAAGTGAAACAGCCCTTGAGCTTGTTGAACGAGGCCACCGTCTTGTTGCTGATGATATTATTGAAATCCGCTGTGTAAACGGAAATATTATTCTGGGACGCGGTGCAAATACAGTTATCAGCCACCATATGGAAATCCGAGGTCTGGGTATCATCAATATTTCCCAGCTTTATGGTGTTGGTGCCATCCGCGACCAGAAGGAAGTTCAGCTTATTGTTCAGCTTGAAGACTGGAACTCTGCCAAGGCTTATGACCGTCTTGGTACAGAACAGAAATATAAGGAACTGCTAGGAGTTAAGGTTCCTGTACTTGAGATTCCGGTTCGTCCGGGTCGAAACCTTCCTATTATTATTGAGGCAGCCGCTATGAACGAGCGTCTTAAGAATATGGGATATAACTCTGCAAAGGACTTCAATCAGAACGTTCTTAAGTGGATTGAGACAGGAGAAGCGCAGACTGTTTACAACGGTAATGACGATTCTTACTAAAATAAATGCGGCAGAGAGGCTGCCAAGGAAATTCAAATGATCGAGAAGATTTTAACAGTTCAGAACAGAGCAGGAATTCACGCAAGACCTGCGGCAATTATTGCACAGACTTCAAACAAGTTTGAAAGCGAAATTACCCTCACCCGAGATGGAGCAACTGTAAATGCAAAATCAATTATGGGTGTAATAGCTATGGGGGCTGGTTATAATACTCAGCTTACAATGCAGGTTGTTGGTCCCGATGAATCTGAAGCAGCCTCGGTTATTGAGGAGTTGTTTAACAGTCGTTTTGAGGAGGACTAATAATGAGAGGAATTACAGATCGTCAGAAGGAAGTTTTAAACTATATTTCCTCTTACACTGAAGAAAACTCATTTCCACCAACTGTACGCGATATAAGTGAACATTTCGGTATTTCTCTTCGCGCAGTTCAGGATCATATTCTTGCCCTCCAGAAAAAAGGCTTCCTTTCTCAGAGTCAGAAAAAGGCCCGCTCAATTCGTGTGCTTTCTGATTGTCGTGAAAAAGAACCTCAGACTTTTATCAGCAAGGTTCCTCTTTTGGGAAACGTTGCTGCAGGTAAACCTCTTTTAAGTGAAGAAAATCTTGATGGATATGTAAATCTTACAGAACCTTTTGTTCGCCCGGGAAAAAGCTATTTTGCTCTTAGAGTTCGCGGCCAGAGTATGATAAATGCCGGAATTCTTGATGG
The Treponema bryantii DNA segment above includes these coding regions:
- a CDS encoding DUF1015 domain-containing protein — encoded protein: MKKIEDFGLSIPEILLPKNIDVSSWSVIACDQYTQDLDYWKKAEACAAGKPSTLNLILPEVYLNSPDKPERIEKIRKTMKEYIDGGIFDTAKNCLIYIERKTAFGRIRKGLVAQIDLETYEWKPFSKANIRATEATIVERIPPRMEIRRGAPLELPHIMLLVDDKDDLLVGGTGNKVKSKAPLYDGSLMCNGGSITGWAVESENEIADVTEAVSKIADKNRAADGSTFLFAVGDGNHSLATAKAVWDEYKEKLTAQGADEAALKACSVRYALVEIVNIYDTGLTFEPIHRVIFGADVEGLISHLAEKLGGTVSELSGAAELDAAVKASWADFGFAYREGGNGKQKYVLLKTGIKELAVARLQPEIDAFLKGASGSEKPEIDYIHGSDETLKLGERENAVGILLPPIAKDSFFETINGRGPLPRKSFSMGEADEKRFYLECRKLF
- a CDS encoding HPF/RaiA family ribosome-associated protein, with protein sequence MTPSINAVGFTLEQKQSDMIESKLKRIAYGDDLIVDLLMKIKHDKTYVFDTTVNFKWGTSAHVSGEDFDFGAALNKMMDVLDNKIKKEKDKVQQK
- the lexA gene encoding transcriptional repressor LexA; protein product: MRGITDRQKEVLNYISSYTEENSFPPTVRDISEHFGISLRAVQDHILALQKKGFLSQSQKKARSIRVLSDCREKEPQTFISKVPLLGNVAAGKPLLSEENLDGYVNLTEPFVRPGKSYFALRVRGQSMINAGILDGDLAVVEQASTAVDGQIIVAVIDDAITLKRYYKESARIRLQPENPDFQAIYCTDVRIVGILSNIVRTY
- a CDS encoding glycoside hydrolase family 16 protein, producing the protein MKKQHSFVIRLLLLSGVAAIMSTSCIFLPPKEADEKVKTEVGKDENGKDVLKKDGLTCVWQDEFDYTGVPDTSKWKYQTGHGNNGWGNAEQQNYVDNTTTAETAIVGDGVLKIKAYHNGSEWRSARLNSKQTWKYGYIEARLKVTDRPGAWPAFWMMPENRSDWPKCGEIDIMENAPAIGNHKIFSTLHAEGHSGGSGQSIGTKIYDNNLSSEWHTFGIKWTEDRITAYYDDVAVGSYNNDGTEANWPYNQKFYIILNLAIGGTLGGDAYVNNLNGEAEFLVDYVRVYQ
- a CDS encoding HPr family phosphocarrier protein encodes the protein MIEKILTVQNRAGIHARPAAIIAQTSNKFESEITLTRDGATVNAKSIMGVIAMGAGYNTQLTMQVVGPDESEAASVIEELFNSRFEED
- the hprK gene encoding HPr(Ser) kinase/phosphatase gives rise to the protein MADKKFTVLDLLDLELSGHDALDLKCIAGRRGLPRAITVPELNRPGLALSGFYESFASNRVQVFGRGETAYLQKLHKEKNTDSIRNFFRSQMPCCIFTYNLEPTEDFRRIAEESYCPLLQTSLTSTEFSNRIIRVFANQFAPRQTLHGVLVEVYGIGILLSGHSGVGKSETALELVERGHRLVADDIIEIRCVNGNIILGRGANTVISHHMEIRGLGIINISQLYGVGAIRDQKEVQLIVQLEDWNSAKAYDRLGTEQKYKELLGVKVPVLEIPVRPGRNLPIIIEAAAMNERLKNMGYNSAKDFNQNVLKWIETGEAQTVYNGNDDSY